A single genomic interval of Brevibacillus brevis harbors:
- a CDS encoding class I SAM-dependent methyltransferase → MTKRSEAEHWNEVFADVNLGKPQVDFWLEKYEPMLASAQDGPVIDLGCGYGSDSLFLTERGYRVIACDFSSESLAIIRKYVPGAETNLFDMTGGLPFPDGSARAVVADLSLHYFHWDDTISIVSEIARVVGTGGLLLARLNSTRDVHYGAGQGIELEPRYYEHEGRRKRFFDEADMRRLFDGWTINVLTETDMHRYRKPKICWEMAACVR, encoded by the coding sequence ATGACGAAACGTTCAGAAGCTGAACATTGGAACGAGGTGTTTGCCGATGTGAATCTCGGCAAGCCGCAAGTGGATTTTTGGCTGGAAAAATACGAGCCGATGCTAGCATCGGCCCAAGATGGACCGGTCATTGATCTTGGCTGCGGATATGGCAGCGACTCTTTGTTTTTAACGGAACGAGGTTATCGAGTCATCGCCTGCGACTTCTCCTCTGAGTCGTTGGCGATTATACGCAAATATGTGCCAGGCGCTGAAACAAACCTATTCGATATGACAGGAGGATTGCCGTTTCCGGATGGTAGTGCGAGGGCGGTTGTCGCGGATTTGTCCCTGCATTATTTTCACTGGGACGATACTATTTCTATCGTTAGCGAAATCGCGCGAGTTGTCGGCACTGGCGGATTGCTGCTAGCCCGCTTGAATTCCACGCGCGATGTTCATTACGGTGCCGGCCAGGGCATCGAATTGGAACCCCGTTATTACGAGCATGAGGGGCGGCGGAAACGTTTTTTTGACGAAGCAGATATGCGTCGGTTGTTTGACGGATGGACGATCAACGTGTTGACGGAAACGGACATGCACCGCTACCGGAAGCCGAAAATTTGCTGGGAGATGGCAGCTTGCGTCCGCTGA
- a CDS encoding IS3 family transposase — protein MSKKALRSQKGGKKPKEKTVEFQIIAEMAKRYPVSLLCKIAHVSKSGYYKWLRCQEHLTPKQKEEQQIKSLIMDGYQKSKGIYGYPRIKAWLRQSHGIQINHKRVYRLMKEMGIQSRIRRKRKFFGRREQVVVSDNKLNRDFTASHPREKWATDITFVIFNGRRLYLSVIYDLFNNEVIAYKISKRNDLTLVMDTVKAALKIKEANGVILHSDQGYQYTSRKYNEFLKASNITVSMSRKGNCLDNACIESFFSHLKTECLYLNVFTKEDEVKKAIQRYIHFYNYERIQVRLNNLSPVLYRAQIA, from the coding sequence ATTTCTAAAAAAGCTCTTAGAAGCCAGAAAGGGGGAAAGAAGCCAAAGGAGAAAACGGTAGAATTTCAGATCATTGCAGAGATGGCAAAACGGTATCCTGTTTCTCTCCTTTGCAAGATCGCTCATGTTTCGAAAAGTGGTTATTACAAGTGGCTACGATGCCAAGAACATCTTACACCTAAACAAAAGGAAGAACAGCAGATAAAGTCGTTGATTATGGATGGCTACCAAAAATCCAAGGGTATCTATGGATATCCACGAATAAAAGCTTGGCTCCGACAATCACATGGCATCCAAATCAATCACAAGCGAGTGTATCGACTGATGAAGGAGATGGGGATTCAATCGCGTATTCGCAGGAAACGGAAGTTTTTTGGCCGTAGAGAGCAGGTGGTCGTTTCCGACAACAAATTAAACCGCGATTTTACAGCTTCACATCCTCGGGAGAAATGGGCTACAGATATTACATTCGTGATTTTTAACGGACGACGCCTGTATCTGTCGGTTATTTACGATCTCTTCAACAACGAGGTCATCGCCTATAAGATCAGCAAACGGAACGACCTTACGCTCGTTATGGATACCGTAAAGGCAGCTCTAAAAATAAAAGAGGCGAATGGCGTCATTTTACACAGTGATCAAGGGTACCAATACACATCTAGGAAATATAACGAATTCCTAAAAGCATCTAACATTACTGTTAGTATGTCGAGAAAAGGAAATTGCCTGGATAATGCTTGTATCGAAAGCTTTTTCAGCCACCTCAAAACAGAATGTTTGTATTTAAATGTTTTTACTAAGGAAGACGAGGTGAAGAAGGCAATACAACGATACATACACTTCTATAATTACGAGCGTATTCAAGTCCGGCTAAACAATTTGAGCCCGGTTCTTTACCGAGCTCAAATTGCCTAG
- a CDS encoding helix-turn-helix domain-containing protein, whose product MGQIKKSYSLEFKHHVVEKFEQGATYNEIKEAHGLDLRMFRRWVRKYRDNGLKGLEDRRGRPRKTDDTFEKLLPPGEKIQRLEAEIEFLKKLLEARKGERSQRRKR is encoded by the coding sequence ATGGGCCAAATAAAAAAGAGCTACTCCCTTGAATTCAAACACCATGTAGTAGAAAAATTTGAACAAGGGGCTACATATAACGAGATTAAAGAAGCACATGGGCTTGATTTGAGGATGTTCCGAAGATGGGTCAGGAAATACCGGGACAATGGGTTAAAAGGACTTGAAGATAGAAGGGGAAGGCCGCGAAAAACAGATGATACTTTTGAAAAGCTGCTACCCCCAGGAGAAAAAATACAACGACTTGAGGCAGAAATAGAATTTCTAAAAAAGCTCTTAGAAGCCAGAAAGGGGGAAAGAAGCCAAAGGAGAAAACGGTAG
- a CDS encoding YolD-like family protein produces the protein MAKSTTPKRPTRDEFELEELGSQLVEAKEDGDERALTVWGMPDKVRGKITVLDSRTRLVHVEENGTIRKIPFMDIMKVSFE, from the coding sequence ATGGCAAAGTCAACCACACCAAAAAGACCGACTCGGGATGAATTTGAATTAGAAGAATTGGGGAGTCAACTCGTTGAAGCAAAAGAAGATGGTGACGAAAGAGCGTTAACCGTTTGGGGAATGCCTGATAAAGTGCGTGGGAAGATTACAGTACTTGACTCGCGTACAAGGTTAGTTCATGTAGAGGAAAACGGAACAATACGGAAAATACCCTTCATGGACATTATGAAGGTAAGCTTTGAATAG
- a CDS encoding YolD-like family protein yields MRFVLPEQRELYLQAKQVEKLVSMPILEQDELESFQYIKRDAAREDYVVTVSWWNQIKGNLGTTCTMWGVVKWIDQNGRRIKLVTDEDSQWISMDHITAVKAD; encoded by the coding sequence ATGAGATTTGTATTACCGGAACAACGAGAGCTATATTTACAAGCGAAGCAAGTCGAAAAGCTTGTCTCTATGCCAATCCTTGAACAAGATGAGTTAGAATCGTTCCAGTACATCAAAAGGGATGCGGCACGGGAGGATTACGTGGTCACAGTTTCTTGGTGGAACCAAATAAAAGGCAACCTGGGAACCACATGTACGATGTGGGGAGTGGTCAAGTGGATTGACCAGAACGGCAGGAGAATTAAGCTTGTGACGGATGAAGATAGCCAGTGGATATCTATGGATCACATAACGGCCGTAAAAGCGGACTAA
- a CDS encoding globin-coupled sensor protein: MIALDSNWNSLRVFYGLTEKDLDLLYSYKEFFNTHSKEIVDCFYKELEKHPNLNQMIRTNVTMDQLKKMQIWYIETLSSNVIDEEYVNSRKRIGTTHARIGLSASWFLGGYSLYLRLFSDRIQSLKNSTVFYQALIKRVFFDSAIILEQYIGDTMRENVSYRHNMEQMAAELTATTQEALRISSVFTDSATKLYEYNGEIAHSMNVLKEQNEEIEKLSGFVADVSTQTNLLGLNAAIEAARAGQHGRGFTVVANEVRKLADKSNASSKDIYQSLQNINNQLLKIDQQVSLSTVSAEQLDTTSEQLFSIIHKLDEISNRLHNH; this comes from the coding sequence ATGATTGCACTAGATAGTAATTGGAATTCACTTAGGGTGTTCTACGGTCTAACAGAAAAAGATTTAGACCTCTTGTATTCATACAAAGAATTCTTCAACACTCACTCAAAAGAAATCGTAGATTGTTTTTATAAAGAATTGGAAAAACATCCTAATTTGAATCAAATGATTCGTACAAATGTAACTATGGACCAGTTAAAGAAAATGCAGATTTGGTATATCGAAACGCTTTCTTCTAATGTTATTGATGAAGAATATGTAAACAGCCGAAAACGAATCGGTACAACCCATGCTAGAATTGGATTGTCGGCTTCTTGGTTTTTAGGTGGATACTCACTGTATTTACGTCTTTTTTCTGATAGAATTCAATCGTTAAAAAACTCAACTGTATTTTATCAGGCTCTTATCAAAAGAGTTTTTTTTGATTCTGCAATTATTCTTGAACAGTATATCGGCGACACGATGCGTGAAAATGTAAGCTACCGCCACAATATGGAGCAAATGGCAGCCGAATTGACAGCTACAACTCAAGAAGCGCTTAGAATCTCTTCCGTCTTCACCGATTCTGCAACCAAACTATATGAATACAATGGTGAGATCGCTCATTCCATGAATGTGTTAAAGGAGCAGAATGAGGAGATTGAGAAACTCAGCGGCTTCGTGGCAGATGTTTCTACACAAACAAATCTTCTAGGCCTTAATGCTGCGATTGAAGCTGCTAGAGCTGGACAGCACGGACGTGGCTTTACCGTTGTTGCTAATGAAGTACGTAAATTAGCCGATAAATCAAATGCCTCATCTAAAGACATTTATCAATCTCTACAGAACATTAACAATCAATTACTTAAAATTGATCAACAGGTCTCATTATCAACTGTTTCCGCTGAGCAATTAGATACTACTTCCGAGCAATTATTTTCTATCATCCATAAACTAGATGAAATTTCTAATCGTCTTCATAATCACTAA
- a CDS encoding FMN-binding glutamate synthase family protein: MTFLIGSFMGALIAIVFSGVLILAFSRPLIQWIVGRFTKRLMNERYPENIWEMVTALTRVPPRTVIENSLRSSEGDVIERPFGSPRKFLNFDGLIFSPAQLAVLPAPEFVEVDMHITIGPKAKKPLSLEIPIMAGGMGYGVGVSEKAKIAIAKGTSAVGTLTNTGEGGFLPEERQNAKYLIVQYHSGEWSKEPNILRQADAIEIRMGQGATAGAANFTPAEYIQGRARKIMKLQNEDYVVIPSRHEEIQKPQDLRKLVDKLRTLTDGVPIGVKICASAKMEADLEVAIFSGVDFISIDGGQAGYKGSPPILEDDFGLPTIYALSRAVQYLEKRQVKEQITLLGGGGFFTPSDCLKALALGADGVYMGTAILWAMTHDQVTKAVPWEPPTELLFYPGSLTEEFNEQEAAIYLKNFFTSFVEEMKVAILALGKTSLCQVGVEDLAALDDETSKVTRIPLVSEPYIPTKEFTESLWASCNDERDASISRS, from the coding sequence ATGACCTTTTTGATCGGATCATTTATGGGAGCATTGATTGCTATTGTATTTTCAGGAGTTCTCATCCTTGCTTTTTCTAGGCCGCTGATACAATGGATCGTTGGTCGTTTCACGAAAAGACTGATGAATGAACGTTACCCCGAAAATATTTGGGAAATGGTAACTGCTTTGACGCGTGTCCCTCCAAGAACAGTCATAGAAAATAGCTTGAGGTCCTCGGAAGGAGATGTAATTGAAAGACCGTTTGGGAGTCCTCGTAAATTTCTTAATTTCGACGGACTTATTTTTTCACCTGCTCAATTGGCAGTCTTACCAGCTCCAGAGTTTGTAGAAGTAGATATGCATATTACCATTGGACCTAAGGCTAAAAAACCTTTGTCGTTAGAAATCCCCATCATGGCAGGGGGGATGGGTTATGGAGTTGGAGTCTCAGAAAAAGCGAAGATAGCTATTGCAAAAGGAACATCTGCGGTCGGCACGTTAACGAACACGGGTGAAGGCGGATTTCTACCTGAAGAGAGACAAAATGCCAAATATTTGATCGTTCAATACCACTCGGGGGAATGGTCAAAAGAACCGAATATTCTCAGACAAGCAGATGCCATTGAAATTCGAATGGGACAAGGAGCTACTGCAGGTGCCGCCAATTTCACGCCTGCTGAGTACATTCAGGGAAGAGCACGTAAAATCATGAAGTTGCAAAACGAAGATTATGTAGTGATCCCTTCAAGACATGAGGAAATTCAAAAACCTCAAGATCTTCGCAAGTTAGTCGATAAACTCCGTACCCTCACTGATGGAGTGCCTATTGGAGTTAAAATATGTGCAAGCGCAAAAATGGAAGCGGATTTGGAGGTTGCCATTTTTTCAGGGGTCGATTTTATCAGCATTGATGGAGGACAGGCAGGGTACAAGGGCAGCCCCCCCATCTTAGAAGATGATTTTGGACTTCCCACCATATACGCCTTATCACGAGCTGTGCAATACCTGGAAAAACGTCAAGTGAAGGAACAAATTACCCTTTTAGGTGGTGGAGGATTTTTCACCCCATCTGATTGCCTGAAAGCACTTGCATTAGGTGCTGACGGTGTTTACATGGGGACGGCCATTCTATGGGCAATGACACATGATCAAGTAACAAAGGCAGTTCCCTGGGAACCTCCTACAGAACTTCTTTTTTATCCGGGGAGCTTAACGGAAGAATTTAATGAACAAGAAGCAGCAATATATTTAAAGAACTTCTTTACATCATTTGTGGAAGAAATGAAGGTTGCAATTCTTGCATTAGGAAAAACCTCTCTTTGTCAAGTCGGAGTTGAAGATCTTGCTGCTCTTGATGACGAGACAAGTAAAGTAACAAGAATTCCACTCGTATCTGAACCATATATACCAACAAAAGAATTTACAGAATCACTATGGGCCTCCTGTAATGACGAAAGGGACGCATCGATCTCTCGTTCCTAA
- a CDS encoding Arm DNA-binding domain-containing protein, protein MYATTETDRQTGTYKEKTKGGFKTKKEAQLAATKEESKINLFGFAENGSERVDNFFDDWLEIYKRPNVKPITYTLQ, encoded by the coding sequence ATGTACGCGACAACAGAAACCGACAGGCAAACTGGAACATATAAAGAGAAAACAAAGGGAGGATTTAAAACGAAGAAAGAGGCACAACTTGCAGCAACTAAAGAGGAATCAAAGATCAACCTTTTCGGTTTTGCTGAGAACGGAAGCGAAAGGGTTGATAACTTTTTCGACGATTGGCTGGAGATATATAAAAGGCCCAATGTGAAACCGATCACCTATACTCTCCAGTAA
- a CDS encoding site-specific integrase yields MNDAVHEFRVLRENPVQKIKIPKQVDKSSKVAYFTRDQLERFLECVNTPMKNAKYQHSIQYYAFFTLMARTGLRIGETLALTWDDLDFDAKTLTKSKTLVYPLNSQPYLSTPKSKNSERTIKLDEITLKLMKRHRINQKEVCLMYKNYKPTKDNIIFHQHDGRWLRTNVVRDYFKAICKRADLPILSPHALRHSHAVHLLEAGVNIKYVSERLGHASVKVTADTYLHVTKKFEDDALSLYVKYMPS; encoded by the coding sequence ATGAATGACGCCGTCCACGAGTTTCGAGTTTTACGGGAAAATCCTGTTCAAAAGATCAAGATCCCAAAGCAAGTGGACAAGTCAAGCAAGGTGGCTTACTTTACACGAGATCAACTGGAAAGGTTCTTGGAATGTGTAAATACCCCAATGAAAAATGCGAAATATCAACACTCCATCCAATACTACGCCTTTTTCACGCTGATGGCACGTACCGGGCTTCGTATCGGTGAAACGCTTGCTCTGACTTGGGATGACCTTGACTTTGATGCAAAAACATTAACGAAAAGTAAGACTCTTGTATACCCCTTGAATTCGCAGCCCTATCTATCAACGCCAAAATCCAAAAACAGTGAAAGGACCATCAAGTTAGACGAAATCACATTAAAACTAATGAAACGGCACAGGATCAACCAAAAAGAGGTTTGCCTGATGTATAAGAACTACAAACCTACCAAAGACAACATTATCTTCCACCAACATGACGGCCGCTGGCTCCGTACCAACGTAGTTCGTGATTACTTTAAAGCGATTTGTAAGCGAGCTGATCTCCCTATACTATCGCCTCACGCCCTTAGACATTCCCATGCTGTCCATTTGCTTGAAGCTGGTGTGAATATAAAATACGTGTCTGAGCGACTTGGACACGCAAGCGTGAAAGTCACCGCAGACACGTATTTACACGTTACAAAGAAATTTGAAGATGACGCCCTTTCACTTTATGTGAAATACATGCCCAGCTAA
- the sufB gene encoding Fe-S cluster assembly protein SufB yields MAVKGPEIQEYQYGFHDKDVSVFRTKKGLTREIVEEISKIKDEPAWMLEFRLKALDIFNSMPMPKWGGDLDDLDFDSITYYVKPSEKQGRSWDEVPEEIKATFDKLGIPEAEQKFLAGVSAQYESEVVYHNMQEDLEKLGVLFCDMDSAVKLHPEIVKEYFATVIPPADNKFAALNSAVWSGGSFIYVPKGVKVETPLQAYFRINSENMGQFERTLIIADEDSFVHYVEGCTAPIYSTDSLHSAVVEIIVKERARCRYTTIQNWSNNVYNLVTKRAVAYADANMEWIDGNIGSKLTMKYPAVIMKGPRAKGTVLSIAVAGKGQHQDAGAKMIHLAPDCTSTIISKSISRDGGKVTYRGLSQFGRKSEGSKSNIKCDTLILDKLSTSDTIPYNEIMNDSITLEHEATVSKVSEDQLFYLMSRGLSEAEATEMIVMGFIEPFTKELPMEYAVEMNRLIKFEMEGSIG; encoded by the coding sequence ATGGCTGTTAAAGGCCCAGAAATACAGGAGTATCAGTACGGCTTTCACGATAAGGACGTTTCTGTATTCCGTACCAAAAAGGGTTTAACTCGCGAGATCGTCGAAGAAATTTCGAAGATCAAGGATGAGCCAGCATGGATGCTGGAATTCCGTCTAAAAGCATTGGACATCTTCAACAGCATGCCGATGCCAAAATGGGGCGGCGATCTGGACGACCTCGATTTTGACAGCATCACCTACTACGTAAAGCCTTCTGAAAAGCAAGGCCGTAGCTGGGATGAGGTGCCAGAAGAAATCAAGGCAACCTTTGACAAGCTGGGTATTCCAGAAGCAGAGCAGAAGTTCCTCGCAGGTGTATCTGCTCAGTATGAGTCTGAGGTAGTTTACCACAACATGCAGGAAGACCTGGAAAAGCTGGGCGTTCTCTTCTGCGACATGGACTCCGCAGTTAAACTGCACCCAGAAATCGTGAAAGAATACTTCGCGACAGTGATTCCTCCAGCAGACAACAAGTTTGCTGCACTGAACTCGGCAGTATGGTCCGGTGGTTCCTTCATTTACGTTCCAAAAGGCGTAAAAGTAGAAACTCCACTGCAAGCATACTTCCGCATCAACTCCGAGAACATGGGTCAATTCGAGCGTACGCTGATCATCGCCGATGAAGATTCCTTCGTTCACTATGTAGAGGGCTGTACAGCTCCAATCTACAGCACGGATTCCTTGCACTCCGCTGTTGTAGAAATCATCGTAAAAGAACGCGCTCGTTGCCGTTACACCACGATCCAAAACTGGTCCAACAACGTATACAACCTCGTTACCAAACGTGCGGTTGCTTACGCGGATGCGAACATGGAATGGATCGATGGTAACATCGGTTCCAAGCTGACGATGAAATACCCAGCTGTTATCATGAAAGGACCTCGCGCGAAAGGTACCGTTCTTTCCATTGCAGTAGCAGGAAAAGGACAACACCAAGACGCAGGTGCGAAAATGATTCACCTGGCGCCTGATTGCACATCGACGATCATTTCCAAGTCGATTTCCCGTGATGGCGGAAAAGTAACCTACCGTGGTCTGTCGCAGTTTGGACGCAAGTCGGAAGGCTCCAAGTCCAACATCAAGTGCGATACGCTGATTCTGGATAAACTGTCCACATCCGACACGATCCCGTACAACGAGATCATGAACGACAGCATCACGCTTGAGCACGAAGCGACTGTATCCAAGGTATCCGAGGATCAACTCTTCTACCTGATGAGCCGCGGCTTGTCAGAAGCAGAAGCAACTGAGATGATCGTAATGGGCTTCATCGAGCCATTTACAAAAGAATTGCCGATGGAGTATGCGGTAGAGATGAACCGTCTCATTAAGTTCGAGATGGAGGGAAGCATTGGTTAA
- the sufU gene encoding Fe-S cluster assembly sulfur transfer protein SufU — protein MSSLDDLYRRVIMDHYQKPRNRGKLEESDGLIVNLNNPTCGDSISLSLKVEDGKVVDAKFLGEGCSISMSSASMMTDAVKGKPVAEALELSQKFSDMMQGKEIDDSIDLGDIEALSGVAKFPARIKCATLAWKALEQGVKQAEQE, from the coding sequence ATGTCTTCTCTTGATGATTTATACCGCCGCGTCATTATGGATCACTACCAGAAACCGCGTAACCGCGGCAAACTGGAAGAATCCGATGGACTCATTGTGAATTTGAATAACCCGACCTGTGGCGACAGCATCTCGCTCTCCTTGAAAGTGGAGGATGGCAAAGTGGTTGACGCGAAGTTCCTCGGTGAAGGCTGCTCAATCAGTATGTCATCTGCATCCATGATGACGGATGCTGTCAAAGGCAAGCCAGTAGCAGAAGCACTGGAGCTGTCGCAAAAATTCTCCGATATGATGCAAGGCAAAGAAATCGATGACTCGATTGATCTTGGTGATATCGAAGCCTTGTCTGGCGTAGCCAAGTTCCCAGCGCGAATCAAGTGCGCGACATTGGCTTGGAAAGCATTGGAGCAAGGTGTCAAACAGGCGGAGCAGGAATAG
- a CDS encoding cysteine desulfurase, with product MNAKELRKYFPILHQEVNGHPLVYLDNGATSQKPIQVIEAMDKYYREYNSNVHRGVHTLGNIATDGYEGAREKVRAFINAREAAEIVFTRGTTSACNTVAYGYARMFLKPGDEIVTTLVEHHANFIPWQQAAKATGATFKFIPLAEDGTVTLEAVKETITDNTKLVAIHHVSNVLGDTTPIKEIAQIAHQHGALLFVDGAQGAPHKKIDVQDLDCDFYTFSAHKMAGPTGVGVLYGKREVLERVEPMEFGGEMIDYVDMYDSTWKELPWKFEGGTPIIAGAIGLGAAIDFLEEIGMDNIERHEKHLVKYAMEQMREIEGLKIYGPQQDRSCLITFNLDTVHPHDLATVLDSYGIAVRAGHHCAQPLMRWLNVTATARASFYLYNTEEEVDVLIAGLKKTKEYFGNVFS from the coding sequence ATGAACGCCAAGGAGCTTCGGAAATATTTTCCCATCCTACACCAGGAAGTAAACGGACATCCGCTCGTTTATTTGGATAATGGTGCAACCTCTCAAAAACCGATTCAGGTTATTGAGGCGATGGATAAATACTACAGGGAGTATAACTCCAATGTGCACCGTGGCGTGCACACCTTGGGTAACATAGCGACAGATGGGTACGAGGGCGCGCGTGAAAAAGTTCGCGCCTTCATCAACGCCCGTGAAGCCGCAGAAATCGTCTTTACGCGTGGAACGACCTCTGCTTGTAATACGGTAGCGTACGGCTATGCTCGCATGTTCCTCAAGCCGGGAGATGAAATCGTGACCACATTGGTGGAGCATCACGCCAATTTCATTCCTTGGCAGCAGGCAGCCAAGGCGACCGGAGCGACTTTTAAGTTCATTCCGCTGGCAGAGGACGGCACCGTTACTCTGGAAGCGGTCAAGGAAACGATTACAGATAATACCAAACTCGTTGCCATTCACCATGTTTCCAACGTATTGGGGGATACTACTCCAATCAAGGAAATTGCTCAAATCGCCCATCAGCATGGCGCACTTTTGTTCGTTGACGGAGCGCAGGGTGCTCCACACAAGAAAATCGACGTCCAGGATTTGGATTGCGATTTTTATACGTTTTCAGCGCATAAGATGGCTGGCCCGACAGGCGTAGGTGTTCTGTACGGCAAGCGTGAGGTGCTGGAGCGTGTGGAGCCGATGGAGTTCGGCGGAGAAATGATCGACTACGTGGATATGTACGATTCCACGTGGAAGGAGCTTCCTTGGAAATTTGAAGGAGGAACTCCGATCATCGCAGGAGCTATCGGATTGGGAGCAGCAATCGACTTTTTGGAAGAGATCGGAATGGACAATATCGAGCGTCATGAAAAACATCTCGTCAAGTACGCGATGGAACAAATGCGCGAGATCGAAGGATTGAAGATTTACGGCCCACAGCAGGACCGCAGCTGTTTAATTACATTCAACCTGGATACAGTACATCCGCATGACCTGGCGACGGTGCTGGACAGTTACGGAATCGCAGTTCGTGCCGGTCATCACTGCGCACAACCGCTGATGCGTTGGCTGAATGTGACGGCTACCGCTCGGGCAAGCTTCTACCTGTACAACACAGAAGAAGAAGTAGATGTGCTGATCGCGGGCTTGAAGAAGACGAAGGAGTATTTCGGCAATGTCTTCTCTTGA
- the sufD gene encoding Fe-S cluster assembly protein SufD → MSVDVQLRFDSEAITQYSKANQEPAWFLEKRLAGLKAAGELTLPALEKTKIDKWNTVDFDPFQTTAKVAAANELSDLVKAQIDVDSVKNLLVQKNASTVFQAVSDELKAQGVIFTTFADALQTHGDLVQKYLLNVIALDEHKLTALHTAVVNGGVFLYVPKNVEVDVPLQAVYEIAGDNALLAPHVLIVAEANSKVTYVDTYVSGEGKSMVANSLVEVYVGAGASVQVASVRSLSVDVHDYSFRRATVERDGKMEWILGEMNDGNTVANNTTILKGTASIAETKSISVGTGSQRQNLTSQVQHIGTHTESDMVSKAVMTDEAVSILNGITKIEKGAEKANGVQAENILMLSDKSRGDANPILLIDEDDVKAGHAASVGRFSEESIFYLMSRGISRQGAERLIILGFLEPVVAEIPVEEVKNRLRQALERKLG, encoded by the coding sequence ATGAGTGTGGATGTACAGCTACGCTTCGATTCCGAGGCGATCACCCAGTACTCCAAAGCTAATCAGGAGCCTGCCTGGTTCCTGGAAAAGCGCCTCGCTGGACTGAAGGCGGCGGGAGAGCTGACGCTCCCTGCCTTGGAGAAAACGAAGATTGATAAATGGAATACCGTTGATTTCGATCCGTTCCAAACCACTGCGAAGGTGGCAGCGGCGAATGAACTCAGCGATTTGGTAAAAGCACAAATCGATGTCGACAGCGTGAAAAACCTGTTGGTACAAAAAAATGCTTCTACCGTTTTTCAAGCAGTATCCGATGAGCTGAAGGCACAAGGCGTGATCTTCACGACCTTTGCTGATGCACTGCAAACACATGGCGATCTCGTGCAAAAGTATTTGCTGAACGTTATCGCACTTGATGAGCACAAGCTGACTGCTCTGCATACTGCAGTAGTGAATGGTGGCGTATTCCTCTACGTTCCGAAAAACGTGGAAGTAGATGTTCCACTGCAAGCTGTGTATGAAATCGCAGGCGACAACGCTCTGTTGGCTCCACATGTTTTGATCGTGGCAGAAGCGAACAGCAAAGTAACCTACGTGGATACATATGTATCTGGCGAAGGCAAAAGCATGGTTGCGAACAGCCTAGTTGAAGTATATGTAGGCGCGGGCGCATCTGTGCAAGTAGCTTCTGTACGTTCTCTGTCTGTAGACGTTCACGACTACAGCTTCCGTCGTGCAACTGTTGAGCGCGATGGAAAAATGGAATGGATTTTGGGTGAGATGAACGATGGCAACACTGTTGCTAACAACACCACCATCCTGAAGGGAACTGCTTCGATCGCAGAGACCAAATCCATTTCTGTAGGTACTGGTTCCCAACGCCAAAATCTCACTTCCCAAGTTCAGCATATCGGCACGCACACGGAGTCTGACATGGTGAGCAAGGCTGTTATGACGGATGAAGCAGTGAGTATCCTAAACGGTATCACGAAAATCGAAAAAGGCGCTGAAAAGGCAAACGGCGTACAGGCGGAAAACATCCTGATGCTGAGCGATAAATCTCGCGGTGATGCCAACCCGATCCTGTTGATCGACGAGGATGACGTTAAAGCGGGTCACGCAGCTTCGGTAGGACGTTTTAGTGAAGAGTCTATCTTCTACTTGATGTCTCGTGGTATTTCCCGTCAAGGCGCAGAACGTCTGATCATTCTCGGCTTCCTGGAGCCAGTTGTCGCTGAGATTCCAGTAGAAGAAGTGAAAAACAGACTCCGTCAAGCGCTTGAAAGGAAGTTAGGCTAA